The sequence below is a genomic window from Ignavibacteriales bacterium.
CAATTGGACCAACAATATTCACTACAGGATTTGCACTAAACAGAACCAAATCCTTTTTCGGACCATTTGCCGTCATAGTAACTGAAGAAGAGATAAGAGAAGAGATTCAAAATCAAGCCGAACAAGGTGTTGATTTTATTAAAGTCTATGGAAGTCTCAAGCCTGAACAAATTAAAATCGCCATAGATGAAGCCCATAAGCATGAAAAAAAGGTTATTGGTCATTTACAAAATACGACATGGACGGATGCCGCAAATTTAGGAATTGACTTTATAACACACGCAGCTCCCTGGAATAGTGAATATCTGTCTGAAGCAGCGAGAATTAATTACAGACCAACTTTCATTGGACGCTTGTATTGGCTTGAGAATGTTAATTATAACGATGCACCAATACAAGATATGCTCACGGCAATGTTGGAAAATAATGTGTCCGTTGATCCAACATTAATCGCCTTCCGCACAAAGTTCTGGGGTGATGATAAGTATTATACTCAAAGTAAATACCTTGATTTAGTACCCAAATTAGTTGCCGGCATCTGGAACAAAACTACTTTTACGAGTAGTTGGACTCCAGAGGATTATTCTCGTGCAAAAAAGCAATGGCCTAAACTCTTAGCTTTGACAAAGCTCATGTTTGACAAGGGCATTTTAATAACCGCAGGCTCGGATTTTCCAAACCCCTGGATAATTCCCGGAATTAGTCTGCACCAGGAGTTCGAGTTACTTTCAGAGGCTGGAATTCCCAATAATGAAATTATCAAAATAGCTACACTTAATGGTGCTATAGCATTAGGAATTGACGATAAAACAGGGTCAATTGAATTAGGTAAAGAAGCTGATTTGATTTTCCTGAATTCCAATCCACTTGACAACATCGAGAATACTCGAAGCATCGATTTCGTCTTAAATGATGGTGAAAAGTTTATACCTACAGAACTAAATAAGTACATAACAATGTTTAAGCGGTATTAAAACGACTGCTTATACTTGATCGTTGTTGGTCATTGTAAAAAGAAAGTAACAAACCCTGCCTACCGGCAGACAGACACACACAACAATAAAAAAGGAACTATATGTTGAACGAAGTGAAATCCCACGAAGCGGGAAGAAAAATAATTTCATTTATGCACATATCTCTTGATGGTTTTGTTGCAGGACCAAACGGAGAAATGAACTGGATTAAAGTCGATGAAGAAATTTTTGATTACGTCGGCAGGCGCATAAGCGAAGGCGACACGTCATTATATGGAAGAGTTACTTACCAGATGATGGAAAGTTACTGGCCCACCGCGGGTGACAAACCCAATGCAACCAAACACGATATCGAACATTCAAAGTGGTACAGCAAAGTTCATAAAGTTGTTTTATCAAAAACAATGAAAGGCACAAGCCTGCCTAATACAACAATTATCAGCGACAACATTGTTGAAAGAATAAATGAAATAAAACAATCCGGGAGTAAAGACATATTACTCTTCGGAAGCCCGTCTGCAACACATTCACTTATCCAACTGAACCTGATTGACGGCTACTGGCTGTTTGTTAATCCGGTTATTCTCGGACAGGGCATTCCATTGTTTAAAGACATCAAAGACAAAATAAATCTAAAACTTAAAAATACTCATCAACTTACCAGCGGTGTAACTGAATTGAATTATTTAGTCGATAAAACACAGCAAACAACCTGACAATTAATACGATCACTAAAACCGAAATAATAAATGAACAATCTATTCAACCAACCGGATGTATCAGAAATTTTTGAGCGGATCGAAAAACTGACACCCAACTCACAAAGAGGCTGGGGTAAAATGAATGTCAGTCAAATGCTGGCTCATTGCAATGTGTCAGTTGAAACAGCGATGGGTAAAAATTTTATCAAACGGCTTTTTATCGGCAGGATAATCGGGAGCTTAATGAAACCGGGTGTTCTCAGCGAAAAACCATTTGGAAAAAATTCCCCGACCGATAAAACCTATATCTTTACGGATAGGCACGATCTTGATTTTAATGAAGAGAAAACAAAATTGATTAAGTCGATCAACCAGTTTTATGAATGCGGTGTTTCTAAATGCACTACTCATCCGCACCCGTTTTTCGGTCATTTCAAACCCGATGATTGGGCTGTGTTTCAATGGAAACATCTTGATCATCACTTAAGACAGTTTGGGGTTTGATTTTTAAACTGAGTTCTCTTAATTAAATCTATGCTCTGATTGATTTGAGAAAAGTTTCTCAGTAAACTTTGAATCATTTTAGTTGTTATCTTCCTGTCACTCACAATTAAGCTTTTTAAAACACTAAAGGAAAATTCATCATGGGTAAACCAGCAGAAATAAAAACCAAACAAACAGATTTAAACGTTGAAGATTTTCTCAATTCAGTTAAGGACGAAGAACAGCGTAAGGATAGTTTTATCATACTCAAGCTGATGCAAAAAGTCACAAAGGAGAAGCCTAAAATGTGGGGCAGTTCAATGGTCGGTTTTGGAATTAAACGATATAAAAGTCCGGCGACCGGAAGAGAGGTTGATTGGTTTTTAATCGGGTTTTCACCGAGGAAGGCAAACCTTTCGTTACACCTTGTGCTTGATATTAAGAAGCAGGCAGCGCAGTTGAAAAAATTAGGTAAGCACAAAACGGGAGTCGGTTGCCTTTACATAAATAAACTTGCTGATATTGATGTAAAAGTTTTAGAAGGATTAATTGTTACGGCGATGAAAACTAAGTAAAAAAAATATTTATAAACCGGCAGCAAAGGAAAAATATCGATGGCTAAAAACAGCACTACAAAAAAAACGCTTTCCCAAAATCAGATTGAAGAACTGTTAACCACATTAAAATCGCGTTTTGAAAAAAATATGAACCGGCACAAAGGTATTGAATGGTCCAAAGTTCAATCAAAGCTGAATGCAAATCCGGATAAACTGTGGTCACTGTATGAAATGGAAAAAACAGGCGGTGAACCTGATGTCGTTGGTCAGGATAATAAATCCGGGGAGTATATTTTTTATGACTGTTCTGCTGAAAGTCCTGCAGGACGCAGAAGTTTATGTTACGATGCTGAAGCGTTAGCATCGCGAAAAGAACATAAACCTAAAGACAGCGCGGTTAATATGGCTGAAGCGATGGGAATTGAATTACTGACTGAAGAACAAACCCGTGAATTACAAAAACTCGGGGAGTTTGATTTGAAAACCTCAAGCTGGGTAAAAACACCGGATGCTATCAGAAAACTCGGCGGCGCTATTTTTTGTGATCGCCGTTACAATAGTGTTTTCGTTTATCATAACGGAGCTGAATCGTATTATGCTGCACGAGGATTCAGAGGATCCCTAAAAGTTTAATTCCTTTCATTTAGAAAGTAACTTATGCACAAAGACATCCAATCCTACAACAACTCTCATTCAAAAGATGAGAGAGAAATTTGCGACAAACTTGCAAAAGAAATAAGCCGCGGTTTACCGGAGGCGGAAAATAAAATATGGCATTCTCATCCTGTATGGTTCCTGGATGGCAATCCTATTGCCGGTTACAGCAAACAGAAAGCAGGCATAAGGCTTATGTTCTGGAGCGGTGCCGGTTTTGAGGAAGAGCAATTAAAACACGGAACAGGAAAATTTAAAGACGCTTCAATCTTTTATACATCTGTTGATCAGGTTAAAATTAAAGATCTAAAACGCTGGCTGGAAAAGTCGCGCGACATTCAATGGGATTATAAAAACATTGTAAAACGTAAAGGCAAGTTAGAGCGTTTAAAATAATTTTAGTGTCAACCAATTAAAAAAAGATATGAAAACAACACCAGAACATGACGAGCGAATTGCAAAAATGATATTCGCATCTGTATATCCGCACTACATCACAAAAGTTGAGAGTAAAGGCAGATCAAAAGAAGAATTGCACAAGGTGATTGAGTGGTTAACAGGCTTTGATAACAAAAAGCTTCAAACCCTTATCAACGAAAAAGTAACTTTTGAAACATTCTTCAAGAAAGCAAAATTAAACCCGAATGCTCATCTCATTACCGGAGTAATCTGCGGCTACCGGATAGAAGAAATTGAAAATCCGTTAACAAAGCAGGCCAGGTATCTTGATAAACTGGTGGATGAATTAGCTAAAGGCAGGGCGATGGAAAAAATTTTAAGAAAGTAAGTGACAGATAAAATCTCAATTACCGGTTGGCATTTCTCTCTGCTTCACCGGCTTGAGAATTAATTGAACCTCTCTCCTCTTCAACAACAACGGAAAAATAAATGACAGACAACTACAGTTTCGAAGTAATAATAATCGGCGGAAGTTACGCCGGACTTTCAGCCGGAATGGCTTTAGGCAGAGCATTAAGGAAAGCTTTAATAATCGACAGCGGTAAACCCTGCAATATTCAAACTCCGCATTCTCATAATTTTATAACTCAGGATGGAAGAACACCGGGTGAAATTTCTTCTGCAGCAAGAGCGCAGGTTGAAAAATATAATTCAATACAATTTTATAGCGGCACTGCTGTCAGCGGTACAAAAACAGAAAAAGGTTTTGAAGTAAAAACACAATCGGGCGACAGCTTCACAGCAAAGAAATTAATTTTTGCGACAGGAGTCAAAGACATAATGCCGGCAATCAAAGGATTTGCGGAGTGCTGGGGTATTTCAGTAATTCACTGTCCTTACTGCCACGGTTATGAAGTACGCAATGAAAAAACAGGAATACTCGGAAACGGTGATATAATATTTGAATTTTCTAAACTGATTAATCACTGGACAAAAGACTTAACTCTTTTCACAAACGGAAAATCAAAACTAACAAATGAGCAAACTGAAAAGTTAAAACAGCATAACATTAAAATAGTCGAAACTGAAATTGACATATTTGAACAAAGCAATGGGCAAATTGAAAACGTAGTATTCAAAGATGCTTCAAAAATTTCGATGAAGGCTGTTTATGCAAAAATTCCTTTTGAACAGCATTGTGATATTCCGAAACAATTGGGCTGCGAACTGAACGAAGGCGGTTATATTAAAATTGACCCATTTCAAAAGACAACCATTCCCGGAGTATTTGCGTGCGGTGATAATGTATTCGTTATGCGTTCGGTGGCTAACGCAGTCGCAATGGGAACACTTACAGGCGCAATGGTTAATAAAGAAATTATAGATGAAGAATTTTAATTCAAAGGAACCTGTCTCGGATAATAATTTGCTCACTGTCTGAGAGCCTATTTAATTGAACATTCAATTGCAAGACAAGCTGAAATTATTAACGAATTGAAAATATAGTTTTAGAATTTTGACAATAGATATCCAAAGTAATTGATAACATCAAAGAAAATACTATATGCAAAAAGGAAGACTTGAAGCATTCAGTGACGGAGTATTAGCCATCATCATTACCATTATGGTACTTGAAATAAAAGTGCCGCACGGTGAGCAACTTTCCAACTTGAGTCCCCTGGTTCCGGTGGTACTCAGCTACATTCTCAGTTTCATATATATCGGTATATACTGGAATAATCATCATCATATGATGCACACAGTTACAAAGATAACCGGCGGTATTCTCTGGGCGAATTTGCATCTTTTATTCTGGCTGTCTCTTGTACCATTTGTTACCGGCTGGATGGGAGAAAATAATTTCGGAACTCAACCGGTTGCCTTATACGGAGTTGTAATGCTGATGGCTGCAATCGCTTATTATGTTTTGCAGACTTTGATTATTAAATCACAGGGTGAGCATTCATTGCTCGCAAAAGCTATCGGGAATGATTTGAAAGGAAAAATTTCTCCGGTACTATATCTTGCAGGAATATCTTTATCATCAATCAGTTCAAAAATTTCCGGCGCGCTGTATGTACTAGTGGCGCTTATCTGGCTGATTCCTGACAAACGTATTGAAAAGATCATTCATCATAGTTAGTAAAAAACCTATACAAGAATATCGACAGAACAATAAGGAACTTCTGATATGAAAGTAAATTTTCATCCTGCATCACCAATTCTCCGTGTAGACAATATTGATAAAAGTATTGAGTATTACCTGGATAGCCTTGGCTTTAAGCTGGACTGGAACTGGGAGGATCGTATTGCATCAGTATCAAGACAGAAAAGTAATATTATGTTATCCTGCGGCGACCAGGGTTTGGGAAAGGCGTGGGTATATATTGGAATCAGTGATGTTGAAATGCTTTATCAGGAATATAAGAACAGCGGCGCAATGATAAGACAGTCTCCAAAAAATTTTTCATGGGCTTATGAAATGCAGATTGAAGATCTTGACTCAAATGTTCTACGTTTTGGTTCAGAGCCAAAAGACGGAGTACCATTCGGTCCGTGGCTTGATATGAATGGCAAACTGTGGGAGTAATTAATTTTATGTACAAAGCATTATTTCTAAGCCCGATGATACCATCATATAATTTATCCGGGACTTCACATTTCTTTAGAGATTTACTCGGCTTCAGGAGTATTATGGATTCATCTGAATATTGTGTATTGATAAAAGATAATCTTACTATTCACCTGCTGCGGGCGGGTGAAGATATCGGGCAGATGGAATTCTATCTGGAGGTTGATGATGTTGATAAAGTATGGGCTTCTATTGAAAGCAGGATTGGAGGATTAAAAGTCCGAAAGCCGTTTAACACGGAGTATGGTATGCGTGAGATTCACATAGAAGTTCCTTTCACAAAAACGTTATTGTTTATCGGTCAGGAACTAAAGAAAAATGAGAAATGAAAAAATCAGTATTGTAAGAACTGACTCAATCAACAGGGATTTTATTTCACTGGTAAAACTGCTTGATGTTGAACTTGCAGAACGGGACGGCGCTGAGCATCCGTTTTACGCACAGTATAATAAGATCGATAAAATTAAATATGTCATTGTTGCATACGAAAATGATGTGCCTGTAAGCTGCGGTGCGCTGAAGGAATTCGGGCACAGCCAAATGGAAATAAAACGAATGTACACTTTGAGTAATTACCGGGGAAAAGGTATTGCTACTAAAGTTTTACTTGAACTGGAAATGTGGGCGGTTGAGCTTGGTTATATAAAATGTATTCTTGAAACAGGGAAAAAACAACCGGAAGCAATCAGGCTTTACGAGAAGAACGGATACAAAATTATTCCGAACTACGGACAGTATGAGGGAATCGAAAACAGCGTATGTTTTGAAAAGATGATATGTTGAAAAATATTAATTCTTTTTTTCTTCAAGCGCTTTTAACTGTTCAATCCTCTCATCAAGCATTTTAATCTTCTTATCAAGTTCAATCAGATTATTATTGATCTCATCTTCATATTCGGCTTTGTCCCAGTAACCCCTGTCTTCAAAGTAACTTTTGAACAACCAGTTATGTTTCAATGCTTCCATGTTTTCAGCGAGACGTGATGCAGCAAGTTTTCCATCCTCTGATATCTGCTGAATATTTGAAAGTGTCGCGCTTAACACAGAATCGTACGAACTTTCTTTAATCAGCAATGATCCGAGAAATCCTTCACCTTTTCTTACTCCGCCGATGATTGTATCAACATCCACTACCGCCTGGTTAACATTTGCAACAACTTCCTGAACTCCGCTTCCTAATTCCTTAAATATCTCTGTAACTTCTTCAAGCTCTTTAGTAATTGCATTAAGACTTCGGTCTGCTGTTTCTGTCAGCATTGTGGCGTTGTTATAAAGTTCCTCATCATTAAGAAGTTTACCAATTGACCCTTCTCCCCGGTTAACTCTTGCTACAATTTCAGAAAGGTTTTTTGTCATCTCTTTAGTGTATTCCATAATTCCTTGGGTTTCCTCAATTATCTCCGCAAACCCAAGCGGTTCTTTTGATTGAATAACTCCCCCGTCTTTAACCTGTTCTGACGCGCTCGTCCCGATTTGAAGAATAATCACTTTGTTGCCTACAAGACCCTCTGTTTCAATACTTGCTTTAGTATCCTTTCTGATAAATCTTTCTATATCTGTTATAAGGCGCATTGAAACTTCTATTCTTCCGGTTGTATCATCGGCTATTTCAATGGACTTAACACTTCCAACGTCAATACCGCTAAGTCGGACTACAGCACCGTTTCTTAATCCTTCAATATTTTTAAAGTATGCTTGTACAGTAAATGTTGATTTGAACAGCGCGTCCTTATTCCCTAACAGAAAAATCGCAGCTACCAGTAACGTACTGCCGATAAAAATAAATATTCCAAGTTTTGCTGAAGCCAGGTTTTTGAACATTGGCTTTTACCTCATCTTTCTTCAATGATTTCATTACTGAAAAAATTTTTTAAGAACGGATCCTGTGATGCGACAAGATCATTAATAGTTCCTTTGAACTTTACCTTACCTTCATCAAGAACAATAGCTTTGTCAGCAATTATGCTGGCGGCAAGAAGATCGTGCGTAACAATAATTGAAGTCATCTTTAACTCAGTCTGAAGATCACGTATCAATACGCTTATTTCTTTTGCTGTTATCGGGTCAAGTCCTGTTGTAGGTTCATCATACAGCATTATTTTTGGCTCGCTGATAATTGATCTTGCAAGACCAATTCTTTTTTTCATTCCTCCTGAAAGCTCAGCAGGCATTTTATCTATCGCTTCTTCAAGAGAAACTTTTTCAAGTGCTTCTTTCACTTTTTTTTCTCTTTCGGATTCAGATAAATCAAAATGGCGTATCAACGGAAATTCAAGATTTTCCCTGACAGACATCGAATCATAAAGCGCCGCGCTCTGGAATAAAAATCCGAGATCCTTTCTTAATTCATTAAGTTCATTCAAATTGAGCTTAAGTACATTTTTATCTTCAATGAATATTTCACCTTCATCAGGCTCCATAAGTCTTACCATACATTTAAGCAGAACACTTTTACCTGTTCCGCTTCTTCCGAATACAACAAGGTTTTCAGCACGCTCAACATTTAGTGAAACATCTTCAA
It includes:
- a CDS encoding amidohydrolase family protein — translated: MKIKHFALFLLAISFIAGCNSGQENKTNFKSEAYVGANIIDGTGNDCKENMTIIVKEGKIISIGKSNEIEIPIDVKIIETKGKWVMPGLIDMHAHVTILPVDSNLVIIEKYDQEASLEALKTMLAFGITTTRNPAAPTGDAIELRNLIASGKAIGPTIFTTGFALNRTKSFFGPFAVIVTEEEIREEIQNQAEQGVDFIKVYGSLKPEQIKIAIDEAHKHEKKVIGHLQNTTWTDAANLGIDFITHAAPWNSEYLSEAARINYRPTFIGRLYWLENVNYNDAPIQDMLTAMLENNVSVDPTLIAFRTKFWGDDKYYTQSKYLDLVPKLVAGIWNKTTFTSSWTPEDYSRAKKQWPKLLALTKLMFDKGILITAGSDFPNPWIIPGISLHQEFELLSEAGIPNNEIIKIATLNGAIALGIDDKTGSIELGKEADLIFLNSNPLDNIENTRSIDFVLNDGEKFIPTELNKYITMFKRY
- a CDS encoding dihydrofolate reductase family protein, yielding MLNEVKSHEAGRKIISFMHISLDGFVAGPNGEMNWIKVDEEIFDYVGRRISEGDTSLYGRVTYQMMESYWPTAGDKPNATKHDIEHSKWYSKVHKVVLSKTMKGTSLPNTTIISDNIVERINEIKQSGSKDILLFGSPSATHSLIQLNLIDGYWLFVNPVILGQGIPLFKDIKDKINLKLKNTHQLTSGVTELNYLVDKTQQTT
- a CDS encoding DUF1569 domain-containing protein, with the translated sequence MNNLFNQPDVSEIFERIEKLTPNSQRGWGKMNVSQMLAHCNVSVETAMGKNFIKRLFIGRIIGSLMKPGVLSEKPFGKNSPTDKTYIFTDRHDLDFNEEKTKLIKSINQFYECGVSKCTTHPHPFFGHFKPDDWAVFQWKHLDHHLRQFGV
- a CDS encoding DUF1801 domain-containing protein — its product is MGKPAEIKTKQTDLNVEDFLNSVKDEEQRKDSFIILKLMQKVTKEKPKMWGSSMVGFGIKRYKSPATGREVDWFLIGFSPRKANLSLHLVLDIKKQAAQLKKLGKHKTGVGCLYINKLADIDVKVLEGLIVTAMKTK
- a CDS encoding DUF4256 domain-containing protein; protein product: MAKNSTTKKTLSQNQIEELLTTLKSRFEKNMNRHKGIEWSKVQSKLNANPDKLWSLYEMEKTGGEPDVVGQDNKSGEYIFYDCSAESPAGRRSLCYDAEALASRKEHKPKDSAVNMAEAMGIELLTEEQTRELQKLGEFDLKTSSWVKTPDAIRKLGGAIFCDRRYNSVFVYHNGAESYYAARGFRGSLKV
- a CDS encoding DUF1801 domain-containing protein, yielding MHKDIQSYNNSHSKDEREICDKLAKEISRGLPEAENKIWHSHPVWFLDGNPIAGYSKQKAGIRLMFWSGAGFEEEQLKHGTGKFKDASIFYTSVDQVKIKDLKRWLEKSRDIQWDYKNIVKRKGKLERLK
- a CDS encoding DUF2200 domain-containing protein gives rise to the protein MKTTPEHDERIAKMIFASVYPHYITKVESKGRSKEELHKVIEWLTGFDNKKLQTLINEKVTFETFFKKAKLNPNAHLITGVICGYRIEEIENPLTKQARYLDKLVDELAKGRAMEKILRK
- a CDS encoding NAD(P)/FAD-dependent oxidoreductase, with amino-acid sequence MTDNYSFEVIIIGGSYAGLSAGMALGRALRKALIIDSGKPCNIQTPHSHNFITQDGRTPGEISSAARAQVEKYNSIQFYSGTAVSGTKTEKGFEVKTQSGDSFTAKKLIFATGVKDIMPAIKGFAECWGISVIHCPYCHGYEVRNEKTGILGNGDIIFEFSKLINHWTKDLTLFTNGKSKLTNEQTEKLKQHNIKIVETEIDIFEQSNGQIENVVFKDASKISMKAVYAKIPFEQHCDIPKQLGCELNEGGYIKIDPFQKTTIPGVFACGDNVFVMRSVANAVAMGTLTGAMVNKEIIDEEF
- a CDS encoding DUF1211 domain-containing protein, whose product is MQKGRLEAFSDGVLAIIITIMVLEIKVPHGEQLSNLSPLVPVVLSYILSFIYIGIYWNNHHHMMHTVTKITGGILWANLHLLFWLSLVPFVTGWMGENNFGTQPVALYGVVMLMAAIAYYVLQTLIIKSQGEHSLLAKAIGNDLKGKISPVLYLAGISLSSISSKISGALYVLVALIWLIPDKRIEKIIHHS
- a CDS encoding bleomycin resistance family protein, which translates into the protein MKVNFHPASPILRVDNIDKSIEYYLDSLGFKLDWNWEDRIASVSRQKSNIMLSCGDQGLGKAWVYIGISDVEMLYQEYKNSGAMIRQSPKNFSWAYEMQIEDLDSNVLRFGSEPKDGVPFGPWLDMNGKLWE
- a CDS encoding GNAT family N-acetyltransferase, coding for MRNEKISIVRTDSINRDFISLVKLLDVELAERDGAEHPFYAQYNKIDKIKYVIVAYENDVPVSCGALKEFGHSQMEIKRMYTLSNYRGKGIATKVLLELEMWAVELGYIKCILETGKKQPEAIRLYEKNGYKIIPNYGQYEGIENSVCFEKMIC
- a CDS encoding MCE family protein; this translates as MFKNLASAKLGIFIFIGSTLLVAAIFLLGNKDALFKSTFTVQAYFKNIEGLRNGAVVRLSGIDVGSVKSIEIADDTTGRIEVSMRLITDIERFIRKDTKASIETEGLVGNKVIILQIGTSASEQVKDGGVIQSKEPLGFAEIIEETQGIMEYTKEMTKNLSEIVARVNRGEGSIGKLLNDEELYNNATMLTETADRSLNAITKELEEVTEIFKELGSGVQEVVANVNQAVVDVDTIIGGVRKGEGFLGSLLIKESSYDSVLSATLSNIQQISEDGKLAASRLAENMEALKHNWLFKSYFEDRGYWDKAEYEDEINNNLIELDKKIKMLDERIEQLKALEEKKN
- a CDS encoding ATP-binding cassette domain-containing protein, giving the protein MIRINNLSKAFGEHVVLEDVSLNVERAENLVVFGRSGTGKSVLLKCMVRLMEPDEGEIFIEDKNVLKLNLNELNELRKDLGFLFQSAALYDSMSVRENLEFPLIRHFDLSESEREKKVKEALEKVSLEEAIDKMPAELSGGMKKRIGLARSIISEPKIMLYDEPTTGLDPITAKEISVLIRDLQTELKMTSIIVTHDLLAASIIADKAIVLDEGKVKFKGTINDLVASQDPFLKNFFSNEIIEER